ATTGACGAGTGGCTGGTATCCACTATTCCGTTATTCGACTACGGCATTGGATTTTTAGTCCCTGCTATCATTGGCGGAGTAATTGGGCTAATCATATCCTCCACCCGGACTAATCAGAAAAGCGGTGCAGCCTTTGCAAGCTCGCGAAGAAAATAGAAATGGATAAAAAAACTCCCGTACCAATTGGTACGGGAGTTTTTTTATGAGGATGGTTTTGTGTCTTCATCAAGAATGATCTGAAGCTTTGAAAGTGAACCTGGCTCAACTTGTTCGAGAGCTGCGGCTGCTTTTTCAAGCGACTTGCTGTATTCATATTTCCGGAAATGAAGTTCGGCCTCTTTTAATTGATCAGCAACTGTTCCATTTCTTCTTCTGTATTTATTGCCATATTGAATGACTTTTTCAGCTAAATATACTTGTTCAATCATTTCCTCAGCCTGTTTGGAGAAAGTATCAATGTTCTTTGCAGCCTCATCAAGCATTGAATTAACCACAATCATATCCAATGGAATCTCTTCAAGCTTGCGTGAAACATGAGAAATCGATTGCTTTGCTTCCTGAAGCAGCTGCGCAAGACTCTCAGGCAGTCCAGGCACATTGCTTTTCTGGATTTTTCTGCTGGAGTCGTGAAGCTGCTTTCTTGCATCAGCCAATGCTTGTCTTGCTTCGCGTTCTTCCTTGCGGAGGGCCTGAAGCAGATCACTGAAATCCTGATGCTCAGTTTTGACAGAAGCAATATGCTTCTCAAGTTCTTCTAGCTCTTCTTTTAAAATAGAATGGGCAAGCGGTTCTGTCTGCAGGTTATTTTGAATATGCGAGAACTGCTTATTGAGAGAATTAATCTGTTTTTCCAGTTTTCTCTGTTTATCCAAATCAGCTTCAGAAATCTGATAGCTCTGTCTAACAAGTTCTGCTTCTTCCTGCGTTTCTGTACGCTTAGTGAGAAGCTCTGAAATCTGCTGATCAATCTTGCTTGTTGCCGCTTGCACATAATGATGGGCAAGAACTTCTTTTTCCAGCAGATCATAGAATGTGTCAATTGCTTCCTGAATTTCTTCTAAGCTTTCTTTTACTTCAGCTGTATTAGTTTCAGCTAGGAGCTCCATATGCTCTTCAAGCTGCTTCGTCATTTTGAGAAGCTCTGTTTCAAACTGAATATGCTTTAAATGGAAGCCATTATCCAGCATTTCCTGATAGCCCTCAGCAAGCTCTGCAAGCTGATTCGGAATAACGGTGTGACACTCTGCCAAAAGTTTTGGTATGTCATCAATCTTAGAGAGCAGGATCAGAATCTCTTCTTTCTGAATGAGCAGAATCTCTCTTGCAGTCAAATAGTTGCCTGCCTCAGTTTCTGCTTCAAATTGTTTTAAAGATTCAACAATCTCACCTAGCATTTCATCAAGCTTTGCATGAGCTTTGCCAAACGTATGGCTGTGTGCAAGAAGCTTCTTTTTTGCTTTTTTCACATTTGCCCTTACGTCCTCTATCTCTGTGCTGTTCTTTTCTTCGCTTGTAATCAGCTCATTGATCTCAGATATGATGATTTCAATTGATTCATCAACAAGCTTCAGTGTTTTTTCGATGTGTTCCAAAACCTTTTTGGATTTAGTAAAACGGTATTTATCAGCATAATCCTCTGCATCAAACAGAAGCTCCTCCACTTCAGGAAGCTGGGCAGTAATAATCTCATCCCATTCCTTCCTCCACCGTTCAAATAATTCTTCTGCTTGTCCTGTCATTTTCAAATCTTTGACTTTTGAAAGTTCATCTACAATCGACCGGTTCATAATCTCAATCTTCAAGGCTTCTAAACGATCTACTTCTTTGTATATGTTTCTTCTGATAACGTAGCCGACACTAAATAAAACCAGCAAAATGACAATAAGTCCAATAACGACTTCCATAATGAGCCCCCTCGTTGTGTTCCAGCAAATCGTCATAACAAGGTATAATATTTTTATATGAATGTAAGTAACGATTGTCGAATTCTTATGTAAAGTGTATTTATTTGTGAATGATGTTATTTCATTGTATTTATGATACCATGTAAACGACAATTTTTGACCGATAATTTAAATTTTTTTACATAATTTATCGCCATATTTCGAGGCTTTCGAGAGGTGTGACTAAGCATGATAAAAAAAGACGGACATGTCCATACGCCATTTTGCCCACATGGTACAGCAGACAGTTTTGAAATGTATATCGAAAAAGCTCTTAATATTGGATTGGAAGAAATAACATTTACTGAGCATGCTCCCCTGCCTGATGGTTTTTCCGACCCCGTTCCGGATTCAGACAGTGCAATGAGCAGGAGACTTTTAAATGACTATTTCTCACAACTGTTAACAGTAAAAGAAAAATACTCAAAAGATATTAAGGTTAACATTGGATTTGAAATTGATTATATTGAGGGATTTGAACAAGAGACACAGGCATTTCTGGATGAATACAGCAAGTATGTTGATGATGCTGTGCTTTCGGTTCACTTTTTAAAAATAGGAGACCATTATTATTGCGTGGATTTTCATGAGAGTGCGTTTCCTCAGATGATTGAAGCTGCAGGAAGCTTGAAATCACTTCATAAAAAATATTATGAAACCCTGCTTGCCGCAGTAAAATCGAAGCTTGGTCCACATAAACCGAAAAGGCTTGGGCATCTCACTCTCATCAATAAATTTCAAAAGCGGTTTCCTTCAGATTTTGATTTAAAGAACATGCAATATGATTTGCTGCTTGCTATTAAAGAACAGAACATGGAGCTTGATTTTAATGTAGCAGGATTAAGGAAAGATTTATGCGGTGCCATTTATCTTGATCAGTGGATGATTAACGAGGCAAAAAAACAAAACATCCCTCTCATATACGGGTCTGACGCCCATAGTGCAAAGGATGTTGGTGCACACTATTCCCTTTTTAAGGAGGCTCTTTTCTAAGATTCCTATGCAGAATGATTGGGGAGCCTGTATTTTTTAAACAATAGCTTCTTTCTGTGCAGGTTCGCACAGCAAATGATCGATCCATATTTCAATTTCGTGGAAGTATTGTTTTACGAAATAGGTTTCATGTGTTTGTATATAAAGCACTTCAGTCATATATTGAGTCTGAAGGTAGGGCATGTTCAGCAGGCTCTTTAGCTGCACTAAAATGTGCACCATTGGCGCTTTGCGGAAATAGCCGGTTTTAATGCCTTCTTCAAGAATGGCTTTTAAAAAATACTTTTCCTTCGTCAGATACGTGGTCATGACTTCTCTTATTAAAGTTGAGTCCAGGGTAACTTCTCTAAGCACAAACCTCGCAAGTTGACGATTATAATGCTGGTAGTTTAAAATGTCCTGAATTAAGAGAAGAAGACAATTTTTCGGTGTTTCATGGCTCAGTCGAATATAGCCTTCTTCAATGACAGAAAGGTATCCTTCATAATACTTGGAGACGAGGTACTCCAAGAGGCCGCCCTTTCCATTAAAATAGTAGGAGATGTGAGCAACATTAACATTTGCTTTTTTGGCGATTTCCCTGACAGAAGTCCCATTAAAGCCCTGTGTGTTGAATAATGCAATAGCTGCTTCAATGATCTTTTCTTTCGTTTGATTGGGGACGGTCGGCTGCATTGGCATAAATCTCACCCCTTTCATCATTACTATGTTATTTCAAGGAAACAGGAGGTTTATCCTCTAATGTTTTCTCGACAAAGTTTGTCCGGCTCTTTATAAATTGCTGAAAAATACACAAAGGTGGGGAAGAACCATGTTTCATGTCGAAAAGTACGGCGGCAAACAAGAAGAAAATTATCAGCTGCTTATTAAACAGCTGAAGGCTCTTTTAGAAGGAGAAAGCGATCAAATCGCCAATTTATCAAACGCTTCTGCATTATTGAATCAATTTTTGCACGAAGTGAACTGGGTCGGATTCTATTTATATAAAGACAGCGAGCTTGTATTAGGGCCATTCCAGGGTCTTCCTGCATGTGTCAGAATCCCTATGGGCAGAGGAGTTTGCGGAACAGCCGCAGCAAATCAAAAAACTGAGCGCATCGCAGACGTTCACTCTTTCCCGGGCCATATTGCATGTGATGCAGCATCACAGTCTGAAATCGTTATACCAATTGTAAAAGATGGGCAGCTGTTCGGTGTGCTTGATATCGACAGCCCTGTAAAAAACCGTTTCAGTGAACTGGATCAAGAATATTTAGAGAAATTTACAGCGGCACTGACTGATATTTTATAAGAATCACAAAACCGGAACCTTCAGGGTTCCGGTTTTTTATTTTCTCTCTAGTGCCTGTTCTAGATCTTCCCAAATGTCCTCGATGTTTTCAAGACCTACCGACAGCCGGACTAGATTATCTTCAATCCCCATTTGTTTTCTTTCATACTCTGGTATCACCGAATGTGTCATAGTTGCCGGGTGCTGAATCAAGGACTCTGCATCCCCAAGGCTAACGGCAATCTTTATCAGCTCCAGCGAGTTGATGAAAGCTTGAGTTCCTGCTTTATCATGGTTTTTAAGTGTAAAGGTAATGAGTCCGCCGCCTTTTTTCATTTGTTTCTCAGCAAGAGCAACCTGCTTCGGATCTCCCAAAAATGGATAGGCAACATGTTCAACTGATGGATGAGCAAGGAGCCTTTCTGCAATTTTTCCCGCATTTTCACAGTGGCGATCCATTCGGACAGGCAGTGTCTTCAAACCTCTAAGCAAAAGCCAGGCATCAAATGGAGACATAATGGCGCCGATATCTTTTCTTTCTGTCATTGCAAGCTGGTGAATGTATTCTTTCTTTCCTGCAGCAAAACCTCCGATTACATCACCATGGCCGCTAATATATTTTGTTGCACTGTGCAGCACAATGTCGCAGCCGTGCAAAAGAGGCTGCTGAAGATATGGTGAACAAAACGTATTATCAACTATTACTTTTAATTCGTGTGACTTTGCAGCAGCGGTAACTGTTTCCAGATCAATCAGCTGCATAGTAGGATTAATTGGCGTTTCAATATAAATGCATGAAGTCTCCGGTTTAATCGCAGCTTCTATTTCTTCTATACTGGTCAATTCTGAAAATGAATGCGTGACCCCGAATTTTTCTTCAAGCATTTTCAGCAATCCAAATGTGCATCCATAGATTCCTTTAGAGCAAAGAATATGGGAACCTGTTTTGACCATAGACATGAGAACAGCTGAAACAGCTCCCATACCGGATCCAAAAGCAAGTGCTGCTTCAGCCTCTTCAAGTGCTGCTATTTTCTGTTCGGCTAATTGTACGGTCGGATTTCCTAATCGAGAATAAATATGACCTTCTTCTTCTCCTGCGAAACGCTTTTCTCCAGTTTCAGCACGGTCAAATACGAATGTCGCTGTTTGATAAAGCGGAGGCGTTAAACTGTTATATGGGTCATTCATTTGTTTTTGTCCGTGAATAACCTTTGTTTCAAAGCTGAGTTCC
The window above is part of the Metabacillus dongyingensis genome. Proteins encoded here:
- a CDS encoding GAF domain-containing protein: MFHVEKYGGKQEENYQLLIKQLKALLEGESDQIANLSNASALLNQFLHEVNWVGFYLYKDSELVLGPFQGLPACVRIPMGRGVCGTAAANQKTERIADVHSFPGHIACDAASQSEIVIPIVKDGQLFGVLDIDSPVKNRFSELDQEYLEKFTAALTDIL
- the hisJ gene encoding histidinol-phosphatase HisJ codes for the protein MIKKDGHVHTPFCPHGTADSFEMYIEKALNIGLEEITFTEHAPLPDGFSDPVPDSDSAMSRRLLNDYFSQLLTVKEKYSKDIKVNIGFEIDYIEGFEQETQAFLDEYSKYVDDAVLSVHFLKIGDHYYCVDFHESAFPQMIEAAGSLKSLHKKYYETLLAAVKSKLGPHKPKRLGHLTLINKFQKRFPSDFDLKNMQYDLLLAIKEQNMELDFNVAGLRKDLCGAIYLDQWMINEAKKQNIPLIYGSDAHSAKDVGAHYSLFKEALF
- the refZ gene encoding forespore capture DNA-binding protein RefZ; protein product: MQPTVPNQTKEKIIEAAIALFNTQGFNGTSVREIAKKANVNVAHISYYFNGKGGLLEYLVSKYYEGYLSVIEEGYIRLSHETPKNCLLLLIQDILNYQHYNRQLARFVLREVTLDSTLIREVMTTYLTKEKYFLKAILEEGIKTGYFRKAPMVHILVQLKSLLNMPYLQTQYMTEVLYIQTHETYFVKQYFHEIEIWIDHLLCEPAQKEAIV
- the megL gene encoding methionine gamma-lyase encodes the protein MKKELSFETKVIHGQKQMNDPYNSLTPPLYQTATFVFDRAETGEKRFAGEEEGHIYSRLGNPTVQLAEQKIAALEEAEAALAFGSGMGAVSAVLMSMVKTGSHILCSKGIYGCTFGLLKMLEEKFGVTHSFSELTSIEEIEAAIKPETSCIYIETPINPTMQLIDLETVTAAAKSHELKVIVDNTFCSPYLQQPLLHGCDIVLHSATKYISGHGDVIGGFAAGKKEYIHQLAMTERKDIGAIMSPFDAWLLLRGLKTLPVRMDRHCENAGKIAERLLAHPSVEHVAYPFLGDPKQVALAEKQMKKGGGLITFTLKNHDKAGTQAFINSLELIKIAVSLGDAESLIQHPATMTHSVIPEYERKQMGIEDNLVRLSVGLENIEDIWEDLEQALERK
- the ezrA gene encoding septation ring formation regulator EzrA, which codes for MEVVIGLIVILLVLFSVGYVIRRNIYKEVDRLEALKIEIMNRSIVDELSKVKDLKMTGQAEELFERWRKEWDEIITAQLPEVEELLFDAEDYADKYRFTKSKKVLEHIEKTLKLVDESIEIIISEINELITSEEKNSTEIEDVRANVKKAKKKLLAHSHTFGKAHAKLDEMLGEIVESLKQFEAETEAGNYLTAREILLIQKEEILILLSKIDDIPKLLAECHTVIPNQLAELAEGYQEMLDNGFHLKHIQFETELLKMTKQLEEHMELLAETNTAEVKESLEEIQEAIDTFYDLLEKEVLAHHYVQAATSKIDQQISELLTKRTETQEEAELVRQSYQISEADLDKQRKLEKQINSLNKQFSHIQNNLQTEPLAHSILKEELEELEKHIASVKTEHQDFSDLLQALRKEEREARQALADARKQLHDSSRKIQKSNVPGLPESLAQLLQEAKQSISHVSRKLEEIPLDMIVVNSMLDEAAKNIDTFSKQAEEMIEQVYLAEKVIQYGNKYRRRNGTVADQLKEAELHFRKYEYSKSLEKAAAALEQVEPGSLSKLQIILDEDTKPSS